In Nymphaea colorata isolate Beijing-Zhang1983 chromosome 3, ASM883128v2, whole genome shotgun sequence, a genomic segment contains:
- the LOC116250967 gene encoding U-box domain-containing protein 4-like: MTTVDGDSSGLFNSPSAIFSYLGRNLDGLRADSTTSAFSDCASDRSGEFAPGSGGRGLLAAACMGDRPDDDETIAQLVSDLESESLETQRSAAMEIRLLAKNNMENRVRIADAGGIEPLVALAQSSELQIQELGVTALLNLSLCDENKERILSAGADRALIRTLRTGTGTAKENAACAILRLSHKDEIKERIGRAGAVPPLVRLLESGSLRGKKDAAVALFALTTVKENKVRAVEAGVMRPLVDLMAEPESGMVDKAALVTLNLATAPEARASLVEEGGIPVLVEVLEDGNHRQKEFAAGILLELCEDSTRNRGLVAREGAIPPLVALSQTGTPRARQKAETLIRYLRQPRSGGNGARTTEISD, encoded by the coding sequence ATGACGACGGTGGACGGCGACAGCTCCGGCCTGTTCAATTCCCCCTCCGCCATTTTCAGCTACCTCGGCCGCAACCTCGACGGGCTGAGGGCCGACTCCACCACGTCCGCCTTCAGCGATTGTGCCAGCGATCGCTCCGGCGAGTTCGCGCCGGGCTCCGGAGGCAGGGGCCTGCTTGCCGCCGCATGCATGGGCGACCGGCCCGACGACGACGAAACGATTGCGCAGCTCGTGTCGGACCTCGAGTCGGAATCCCTCGAGACGCAGCGGAGCGCGGCGATGGAGATTCGGCTGCTCGCCAAGAACAACATGGAGAACCGGGTTCGGATTGCGGACGCCGGCGGGATCGAGCCGCTGGTGGCGCTGGCGCAGTCGTCGGAATTGCAGATCCAAGAGCTCGGCGTCACGGCGTTGCTGAACCTGTCGCTCTGCGACGAAAACAAGGAAAGGATCTTGAGCGCGGGAGCGGACCGAGCTCTCATCCGCACGCTCCGGACGGGGACGGGGACGGCGAAGGAGAACGCGGCGTGCGCGATTCTTAGGCTCTCGCACAAGGACGAAATCAAGGAGAGGATCGGTCGAGCGGGAGCGGTACCGCCGCTCGTCAGGCTCCTGGAGAGCGGGAGTCTCCGGGGGAAGAAGGACGCGGCGGTGGCGCTGTTCGCGCTCACGACGGTGAAGGAGAACAAGGTACGGGCGGTCGAGGCGGGGGTGATGCGGCCGCTGGTGGACCTCATGGCGGAACCGGAATCCGGGATGGTGGACAAGGCCGCGCTGGTCACGCTGAACCTGGCTACGGCGCCGGAGGCGCGGGCCTCGCTTGTGGAGGAGGGTGGTATCCCCGTGCTTGTCGAGGTGTTGGAGGACGGGAATCACCGGCAGAAAGAGTTCGCCGCCGGAATCCTGCTGGAGCTCTGCGAGGACAGCACGCGCAATCGGGGATTGGTCGCCAGGGAAGGAGCGATACCTCCGCTCGTCGCGTTATCGCAAACCGGCACACCTCGAGCCAGGCAGAAG
- the LOC116250564 gene encoding uncharacterized protein LOC116250564 encodes MWRRESRDSMGKRPQPRRFEREPSPKRSRRDGKPAPERSLYDNQNRVEDAERGQTHRRRLQDALPLEAAAEASDFKIQSGVSGKGPINNKPDETVDGFKHPSDPTEVPRSRSYFQHDERGSAGQGGRSFIRRPYERGRRTDLRERFSEKPREALASSDRKPRDDKAQERPSNNVWRHDGYYELEAEAPQSAVRKRPAFSEKKLLPVEDATAADVHANDYPNQPDQSRNSGARKSENRGNQDLHGLEELNRQYSEPEGRNMRDERPGSFHFGGGTRGRDRYDRRYNRFDRNHDRTIGPRVEKWKHDLFDEANRSPPKNDEDQIAKIEALLAL; translated from the exons ATGTGGAGACGGGAGAGCCGAGATTCGATGGGCAAGCGCCCGCAGCCGAGGAGGTTCGAAAGGGAGCCCAG tccaaaaagatcaagaagagATGGGAAACCTGCACCTGAAAGATCATTATATGATAATCAAAATCGTGTAGAAGATGCAGAAAGGGGTCAGACACATCGCAGACGGCTGCAGGATGCTTTACCACTTGAAGCCGCAGCTGAAGCATCTGATTTTAAGATACAATCTGGTGTTTCTGGAAAAGGGCCCATTAACAATAAACCTGATGAGACTGTTGATGGCTTTAAGCATCCATCTGATCCAACTGAAGTACCTCGTTCTCGATCATACTTTCAG CATGATGAACGAGGCAGTGCCGGGCAGGGTGGTCGAAGCTTTATACGCAGGCCCTATG AGCGTGGCAGGCGTACAGATCTGAGAGAAAGGTTCAGCGAGAAGCCTAGAGAAGCCTTGGCTTCATCTGACAGAAAACCAAGGGATGACAAGGCTCAAGAGCGACCAAGTAACAATGTTTGGCGCCATGATGGTTACTATGAGTTGGAAGCTGAAGCACCACAATCTGCTGTGCGGAAAAGACCTGCATTCAGCGAAAAGAAGCTTCTGCCAGTAGAAGATGCTACTGCAGCTGATGTACATGCCAACGATTATCCAAACCAACCGGATCAGTCTCGAAATTCTGGTGCAAGGAAGTCTGAGAACAGAGGAAACCAGGATCTGCATGGTCTCGAGGAGCTGAACAGGCAGTATTCTGAGCCAGAAGGGAGGAACATGCGAGATGAACGACCGGGCAGTTTTCATTTTGGGGGCGGCACTAGGGGAAGAGACAGATATGACAGGAGGTACAACAGGTTTGATCGAAATCATGACCGGACTATTGGCCCTCGGGTTGAAAAGTGGAAACATGACCTTTTTGATGAAGCAAACAGAAGTCCGCCGAAGAATGATGAAGATCAGATTGCAAAGATTGAGGCCCTCTTAGCATTGTAG